One Microbacterium esteraromaticum genomic window carries:
- a CDS encoding DNA modification methylase yields the protein MNSRSAASIAPRLVAAIALGSALALGTTGCTFITHQATTNPYPASDGVPIDETGGDVIARNVFIVTTEDGEIGSLVGAFINEGDKTTTVDIDVADEQLTLRVPSAERVSLGAEEMPLRIENLGVKPGATVEVLVISGDGEAVPAQVPVLDGSLPQYADLVPAAEPLDAAS from the coding sequence GTGAACTCGCGCTCTGCTGCGTCCATCGCTCCGCGTCTCGTCGCCGCCATCGCCCTGGGCTCGGCGCTCGCACTCGGCACGACCGGATGCACCTTCATCACGCACCAGGCGACGACGAACCCCTACCCTGCTTCCGACGGCGTCCCCATCGACGAGACCGGCGGAGACGTCATCGCGCGCAACGTCTTCATCGTCACCACCGAGGACGGCGAGATCGGCAGCCTGGTCGGCGCCTTCATCAACGAGGGCGACAAGACCACGACGGTCGACATCGACGTCGCCGACGAACAGCTCACCCTGCGCGTCCCCAGCGCGGAGCGCGTGAGCCTCGGCGCCGAAGAGATGCCGCTGCGCATCGAGAACCTCGGCGTCAAGCCCGGTGCCACCGTGGAGGTGCTCGTCATCTCCGGCGACGGCGAGGCCGTGCCCGCCCAGGTGCCCGTTCTCGACGGCTCGCTCCCCCAGTACGCCGACCTCGTGCCGGCCGCGGAGCCGCTCGACGCCGCATCCTGA
- a CDS encoding response regulator transcription factor, producing MTRILLVEDEPDLADPLAYLLRREGYEVEICEDGPGALTAFRERGADIILLDLMLPGMAGTEVCRQVRQTSSVPIIMLTAKDSEVDIVVGLELGADDYITKPYSSRELLARMRAVLRRVVQAEAEVDERVLEGGRVVLDIDRHTVAVDGTEINMPLKEFELLEVLMRNAGRVLTRGQLIDRVWGSDYFGDTKTLDVHIKRIRSRIEQNPGDPVMLVTVRGLGYRFEG from the coding sequence ATGACCCGCATCCTGCTCGTCGAGGATGAGCCAGATCTGGCCGACCCGCTCGCCTACCTTCTGCGACGCGAGGGCTATGAGGTCGAGATCTGCGAGGACGGCCCCGGTGCGCTCACAGCGTTCCGCGAGCGCGGGGCCGACATCATCCTGCTCGACCTCATGCTGCCCGGCATGGCCGGGACCGAGGTGTGCCGTCAGGTGCGGCAGACCTCGAGCGTGCCGATCATCATGCTGACCGCGAAGGACTCCGAGGTCGACATCGTGGTGGGGCTCGAGCTCGGCGCCGACGACTACATCACCAAGCCGTACTCGTCGCGAGAGCTGCTGGCGCGCATGCGCGCTGTGCTGCGCCGGGTCGTGCAGGCGGAGGCCGAAGTCGACGAGCGCGTCCTGGAGGGCGGCCGGGTCGTCCTCGACATCGACAGGCACACGGTCGCCGTCGACGGCACCGAGATCAACATGCCTCTGAAGGAGTTCGAGCTGCTCGAGGTGCTCATGCGCAACGCCGGGCGGGTTCTCACCCGCGGTCAGCTGATCGACCGCGTGTGGGGCAGCGACTACTTCGGAGACACGAAGACGCTCGACGTGCACATCAAGCGCATCCGCTCGCGCATCGAGCAGAACCCGGGCGACCCGGTGATGCTCGTCACCGTTCGTGGGCTCGGCTACCGCTTCGAGGGCTGA
- a CDS encoding sensor histidine kinase, with the protein MDSAQLALFALAVGALIGAGAVLLVGWAYRVRAIALQETSTAIPAGIGDVLASMDDAACVLDASGLVVATSNAAARFGIREGAVLENGDLRRLVRGVRSSGASATETMRLTGGASLDPRLVSARASSVGPQLTLLIIRDVTERERLDQMRTDFVSNTSHELKTPVASVSLLAEAIESAADDAEQVRIFAARISAEASRLGQLTGRILSLSRLQAAESLSQVEPVAIDEVVAASIEAHSVQADSAGVELSRGGERGVWVRGDAQVLIEAVGNLIANAIVYSPSGSRVGVGVKADGDVVEIAVTDQGIGISDADRERIFERFYRADEARSRRTGGTGLGLSIVKHATQRHGGEVRVWSRPGRGSTFTIRLPRAEAPESVGAKKTKKKTKKKRTNADTRARDARNGEFA; encoded by the coding sequence ATGGATTCCGCTCAGCTGGCGCTGTTCGCCCTCGCCGTCGGCGCGCTGATCGGAGCCGGTGCCGTGCTGCTCGTCGGCTGGGCGTATCGGGTGCGTGCGATCGCGCTGCAGGAGACGTCGACGGCGATCCCCGCGGGCATCGGCGACGTGCTGGCCAGCATGGACGATGCCGCCTGCGTGCTCGACGCATCGGGCCTCGTGGTGGCCACCTCGAATGCGGCGGCCCGCTTCGGCATCCGCGAGGGAGCTGTTCTCGAGAACGGCGATCTGCGACGGCTCGTCAGGGGGGTGCGCAGCAGCGGCGCCAGCGCGACCGAGACGATGCGGCTCACGGGAGGCGCGTCGCTCGACCCGCGCCTCGTCTCTGCGCGTGCGAGCTCGGTCGGCCCGCAGCTGACGCTGCTGATCATCCGCGATGTCACAGAGCGGGAGCGCCTCGATCAGATGCGCACCGACTTCGTCTCCAACACGAGTCACGAGCTGAAGACCCCCGTGGCGTCGGTCAGCCTGCTCGCCGAGGCGATCGAGTCGGCCGCCGATGACGCCGAGCAGGTGCGCATCTTCGCCGCCCGGATCTCGGCCGAGGCATCCCGTCTGGGGCAGCTCACCGGGCGCATCCTCAGCCTGTCGCGACTGCAGGCCGCCGAGAGCCTCTCCCAGGTCGAGCCGGTCGCGATCGACGAGGTGGTCGCGGCGTCCATCGAGGCGCACTCGGTGCAGGCCGATTCGGCCGGGGTCGAGCTCAGCCGCGGCGGAGAGCGGGGTGTCTGGGTGCGCGGCGATGCCCAGGTGCTCATCGAGGCGGTCGGCAACCTCATCGCGAACGCGATCGTCTACTCGCCGAGCGGCTCGCGCGTGGGCGTCGGGGTGAAGGCGGATGGTGACGTCGTCGAGATCGCGGTGACCGATCAGGGCATCGGGATCTCGGATGCCGATCGCGAGCGCATCTTCGAACGGTTCTACCGTGCCGACGAGGCGCGCTCACGCCGCACCGGCGGGACGGGACTGGGCCTGTCGATCGTGAAGCACGCGACGCAGCGCCACGGCGGCGAGGTGCGCGTGTGGTCGCGCCCCGGCCGAGGCTCGACGTTCACCATCCGCCTGCCGCGTGCAGAGGCTCCGGAGAGCGTCGGCGCGAAGAAGACCAAGAAGAAGACCAAGAAGAAGCGCACGAACGCGGATACCCGCGCGCGCGACGCTCGAAACGGAGAGTTCGCATGA
- the phoU gene encoding phosphate signaling complex protein PhoU encodes MREVFHQSLEELQSRLAEIADLVTVAIQKATTAFAESDVALAEEVIADDAKIDELAVALDEQAIEILARQQPVARDLRIVITALRVSASLERMGDMAEHIAQLARLRFPERAVPKGLKGTFRRMGELDVEIAGTLAELLRTQDLRFADEIRNADDDVDELHASVFEKVLSDNWKGEATATVDATLASRYHERFADHAVAVAKKVVYLATGDWAVAEDDIALAAEAQFPATPETPAP; translated from the coding sequence ATGCGCGAAGTCTTCCACCAGTCCCTCGAAGAGCTGCAGTCGCGCCTCGCCGAGATCGCAGACCTGGTCACGGTCGCGATCCAGAAGGCGACCACGGCGTTCGCCGAGAGCGACGTCGCCCTGGCCGAGGAGGTCATCGCCGACGACGCCAAGATCGACGAGCTCGCCGTCGCGCTCGATGAGCAGGCCATCGAGATCCTCGCCCGCCAGCAGCCCGTCGCCCGCGACCTGCGCATCGTGATCACCGCCCTGCGCGTGAGCGCGTCGCTCGAGCGGATGGGCGACATGGCCGAGCACATCGCACAGCTCGCGCGCCTCCGCTTCCCCGAGCGCGCCGTGCCGAAGGGCCTGAAGGGCACCTTCCGCCGCATGGGCGAGCTCGACGTGGAGATCGCCGGCACCCTCGCCGAGCTGCTGCGCACGCAGGACCTGCGCTTCGCCGATGAGATCCGCAACGCGGACGACGACGTCGACGAGCTGCACGCCAGCGTGTTCGAGAAGGTGCTCAGCGACAACTGGAAGGGCGAGGCGACGGCCACCGTCGACGCCACGCTCGCCAGCCGCTACCACGAGCGCTTCGCCGACCACGCCGTCGCCGTCGCGAAGAAGGTCGTCTACCTCGCCACCGGAGACTGGGCCGTCGCCGAGGACGACATCGCCCTGGCTGCCGAGGCGCAGTTCCCGGCCACCCCGGAGACGCCCGCACCCTGA
- a CDS encoding phosphoglyceromutase, with product MTRTLILLRHGQSEWNQLNLFTGWVDVRLTEQGRAEARRGGELLAESGLLPDVLHTSLLSRAIQTANIALDAADRLWIPVTRSWRLNERHYGALQGKDKAQTLEEFGPEQFQLWRRSFDVPPPLLADDSEFSQVNDPRYAGIDGDVPRTESLKLVIDRLLPYWNDAIIPDLEAGKTVLVTAHGNSLRGLVKHLDGISDDDIAELNIPTGIPLVYELDDDNVPTGPSRYLDPEAAAAGAAAVAAQGKK from the coding sequence ATGACGCGCACCCTGATCCTGCTCCGCCATGGCCAGAGCGAATGGAACCAGCTCAACCTCTTCACCGGATGGGTGGACGTCCGCCTCACCGAGCAGGGCAGGGCCGAGGCCCGTCGCGGCGGCGAGCTGCTGGCGGAGTCGGGGCTGCTGCCCGATGTGCTGCACACCTCGCTGCTGAGCCGCGCGATCCAGACCGCGAACATCGCCCTTGATGCGGCCGACCGGCTGTGGATCCCGGTGACCCGCTCGTGGCGCCTCAACGAGCGCCACTACGGCGCTCTGCAGGGCAAGGACAAGGCGCAGACGCTCGAGGAGTTCGGGCCCGAGCAGTTCCAGCTGTGGCGCCGCTCGTTCGATGTGCCCCCGCCCCTGCTGGCCGACGACAGCGAGTTCAGCCAGGTGAACGACCCGCGCTACGCGGGTATCGACGGCGATGTCCCGCGCACCGAGTCGTTGAAGCTGGTCATCGACCGGCTCCTCCCGTACTGGAACGACGCGATCATCCCCGACCTCGAGGCGGGCAAGACGGTGCTCGTGACGGCGCACGGCAACTCGCTGCGGGGCCTGGTCAAGCACCTCGACGGCATCAGCGACGACGACATCGCAGAGCTGAACATCCCGACGGGCATCCCGCTGGTGTACGAGCTCGACGACGACAACGTGCCCACCGGCCCGAGCCGCTACCTCGACCCCGAGGCCGCTGCCGCCGGCGCCGCCGCCGTCGCCGCGCAGGGCAAGAAGTAG
- a CDS encoding class I SAM-dependent methyltransferase translates to MNAPVGNPTRGTTGTNRLRRNDRWIAASDAFRRAADPLVVDLGYGASGVTAFELATRLRRVRPDAEVLGLELDPERVATARRQLDDVRAGRTPFAADLPVSFARGGFEVPVPGGRRPAVIRAMNVLRQYDEGDVADAWRRVASRLTPGGMLFEGTCDEIGRIASWVDVESDGRPVSFTISLRLTELEHPGIVAERLPKALIHRNVSGERIHDLLTALDREWDRAAPLSAFGPVQRWLAAVSALKAQGIPVQGTKQRWRLGEVTVPWTAVAPAS, encoded by the coding sequence ATGAACGCACCTGTGGGGAATCCGACGCGCGGGACGACGGGGACCAATCGGCTGCGGCGGAATGACAGGTGGATCGCGGCGTCGGACGCCTTCCGAAGGGCTGCGGACCCGCTGGTCGTCGACCTGGGATACGGGGCCAGCGGCGTCACGGCGTTCGAGCTCGCGACTCGGCTGCGCCGCGTGAGGCCCGATGCCGAGGTGCTCGGGCTCGAGCTCGATCCCGAGCGCGTCGCGACGGCGCGCCGCCAGCTCGACGACGTGCGCGCAGGACGCACCCCCTTCGCCGCCGACCTGCCCGTGTCGTTCGCGCGAGGGGGCTTCGAGGTGCCCGTTCCCGGCGGTCGGAGGCCGGCGGTCATCCGGGCCATGAACGTCCTGCGGCAGTACGACGAGGGCGACGTCGCCGATGCCTGGCGACGGGTCGCCTCCCGGCTCACGCCGGGCGGGATGCTGTTCGAGGGCACGTGCGACGAGATCGGCCGCATCGCGAGCTGGGTCGACGTGGAATCCGACGGCCGCCCCGTGTCGTTCACGATCTCGCTCCGGCTGACTGAGCTCGAGCATCCGGGTATCGTCGCCGAGCGCCTGCCCAAGGCGCTCATCCATCGCAACGTTTCCGGTGAGCGCATCCACGACCTGCTCACCGCGCTCGACCGCGAGTGGGACCGCGCCGCTCCCCTGTCGGCCTTCGGTCCGGTGCAGCGGTGGCTCGCCGCGGTCTCGGCGCTCAAGGCGCAGGGCATCCCCGTGCAGGGCACGAAGCAGCGCTGGCGCCTCGGCGAGGTCACCGTCCCCTGGACGGCCGTCGCGCCGGCATCCTGA
- a CDS encoding YgfZ/GcvT domain-containing protein: MATFDAIAGAVREGELIAHFGNPLVEQRRLASGDAIAPLTDRVLIEVAGDDRLSWLDSITSQSVARLRAGDSTELLVLDPQGRVEHAAGVFEDGSSVWLIADDGDAEKLAGWLQRMIFRSRVTVTVRPEAALVGFFAGGAAEARIAPSSPHGVPLIWRDPWAHVQPGGHQYAVSEEHPAADYGWSVAVADDAGALTGPFAGALAAEALRVAAWRPRWAREVDDRSIPHESDWIRSAVHLNKGCYRGQETVAKVHNLGHPPRRLAALLLDGSDVVMPSPGDAVLAGDAEVGRITSVAMHYEDGPIALAMLSRRAPVGELVVRAGETLIAAAQQVIVPADAGATAEIPRLTRLSRRPAGEDPRHAR, translated from the coding sequence ATGGCGACGTTCGATGCCATCGCGGGCGCAGTGCGCGAAGGCGAGCTGATCGCCCATTTCGGCAACCCCCTCGTCGAGCAGCGCCGCCTGGCATCCGGAGACGCGATCGCGCCGCTCACCGACCGCGTGCTCATCGAGGTCGCGGGCGACGACCGGCTCAGCTGGCTCGACTCGATCACCTCGCAGTCGGTCGCGCGGCTGCGCGCGGGAGACAGCACAGAGCTGCTCGTGCTCGACCCGCAGGGGCGGGTGGAGCATGCCGCCGGAGTCTTCGAGGACGGCTCGTCGGTCTGGCTGATCGCCGACGACGGCGATGCCGAGAAGCTGGCCGGCTGGCTGCAGCGCATGATCTTCCGTTCGCGCGTCACCGTGACGGTGCGCCCTGAGGCGGCGCTGGTCGGCTTCTTCGCCGGCGGCGCAGCGGAGGCGCGGATCGCGCCATCGTCCCCGCACGGCGTGCCGCTGATCTGGCGCGATCCCTGGGCCCACGTGCAGCCCGGCGGGCACCAGTACGCCGTCAGTGAAGAGCATCCGGCCGCGGACTACGGCTGGAGCGTCGCCGTCGCAGACGACGCCGGAGCGCTCACCGGTCCGTTCGCCGGCGCGCTCGCCGCCGAGGCGCTGCGCGTGGCCGCGTGGCGGCCGCGCTGGGCGCGCGAGGTCGACGACCGCAGCATCCCGCACGAGTCCGACTGGATCCGCAGCGCCGTGCACCTGAACAAGGGCTGCTACCGCGGGCAGGAGACGGTCGCGAAGGTGCACAATCTCGGGCATCCGCCTCGCCGTCTCGCGGCTCTGCTGCTCGACGGCAGCGACGTCGTGATGCCATCGCCTGGCGATGCCGTGCTGGCAGGCGATGCCGAGGTCGGTCGCATCACGTCGGTCGCGATGCACTACGAGGACGGCCCGATCGCCCTCGCCATGCTGTCGCGCCGGGCGCCCGTGGGCGAGCTGGTCGTGCGCGCGGGGGAGACCCTTATCGCAGCGGCCCAGCAGGTGATCGTCCCCGCCGATGCGGGCGCGACCGCTGAGATACCGCGGCTGACCCGTCTGTCTCGTCGGCCCGCAGGCGAAGACCCCCGCCACGCGCGCTGA
- a CDS encoding FABP family protein: MIELPTDLPADLAPLSWLLGVWEGTGVIEYTAGEQRHQGEFTHRVSFSHDGGPFLNYAASASFRGADGTDEPVDLLAETGFWRLSRPLTDADPGPALLPPTAEEAPRTVDDVEALRTDEGFPLQVSVTHSDGTLELYLGRIAGPRIDIATDAVVRPAGTRPYSAATRMYGLVDGHLLWAWDITALGEKLKSHASARLAKV, encoded by the coding sequence GTGATCGAGCTGCCCACCGATCTTCCCGCCGACCTCGCACCGCTGTCATGGCTGCTCGGTGTCTGGGAGGGCACCGGGGTCATCGAGTACACCGCGGGTGAACAGCGCCACCAGGGGGAATTCACGCACCGCGTGAGCTTCAGCCATGACGGCGGCCCGTTCCTGAACTACGCTGCCTCGGCATCCTTCCGCGGCGCCGACGGCACCGACGAGCCGGTCGACCTGCTCGCCGAGACGGGGTTCTGGCGACTCTCGCGTCCGCTCACCGATGCGGACCCCGGCCCCGCCCTGCTGCCCCCGACGGCCGAGGAGGCTCCGCGCACGGTCGACGACGTCGAGGCCCTGCGCACCGACGAGGGCTTCCCGCTCCAGGTCTCGGTCACGCACTCCGACGGCACCCTCGAGCTCTATCTGGGTCGCATCGCCGGCCCGCGCATCGACATCGCGACGGATGCCGTCGTGCGCCCGGCAGGAACCAGGCCGTACTCTGCTGCCACCCGCATGTACGGACTGGTCGACGGCCACCTGCTCTGGGCGTGGGACATCACGGCACTGGGCGAGAAGCTGAAGTCGCACGCGTCAGCGCGTCTGGCCAAGGTCTGA
- a CDS encoding winged helix-turn-helix domain-containing protein, which yields MVLVLALTSAPEGDPALPALELLPHSIRRHPLDATRLLELPESDAVLIDARGDLAAARAACRLLRTAGTEAPVLLVVTEGGMSAIASDWGFDDVLLCTAGPAEIDARLRLALARTDAAAPAHVQASGITIDEQSYSARLHGRPLDLTYKEFQLLHFLATHPSRVFTREQLLSDVWGYDYFGGTRTVDVHVRRLRAKLGDAEQVIGTVRNVGYRFNLHDEPPTSSD from the coding sequence GTGGTCCTCGTGCTGGCACTCACCTCCGCTCCCGAAGGGGATCCGGCACTGCCCGCGCTCGAACTGCTGCCCCACAGCATCCGGCGCCACCCGCTCGATGCCACCCGCCTCCTCGAGCTGCCCGAGAGCGACGCCGTGCTGATCGACGCCCGCGGCGATCTCGCCGCGGCGCGCGCCGCCTGCCGGCTGCTGCGCACGGCGGGCACCGAGGCGCCTGTGCTGCTGGTGGTCACCGAGGGCGGCATGAGCGCGATCGCCTCTGACTGGGGTTTCGACGACGTGCTGCTGTGCACCGCGGGGCCCGCCGAGATCGACGCCAGGCTGCGGCTGGCGCTGGCGCGGACGGATGCTGCGGCTCCGGCGCATGTGCAGGCATCCGGCATCACCATCGACGAGCAGTCCTACTCGGCGCGGCTGCACGGTCGTCCGCTCGATCTCACGTACAAGGAGTTCCAGCTGCTGCACTTCCTGGCCACGCACCCGTCGCGGGTGTTCACCCGCGAGCAGCTGCTCAGCGACGTGTGGGGGTACGACTACTTCGGCGGCACGCGAACGGTCGACGTGCATGTGCGGCGGCTGCGCGCCAAGCTCGGAGACGCCGAGCAGGTCATCGGCACCGTGCGCAACGTCGGCTACCGGTTCAATCTGCACGACGAGCCCCCGACATCGTCGGACTGA
- a CDS encoding RNA degradosome polyphosphate kinase, whose product MMEPALVDAGLGDAEDDDFDAHETPDAVLPDHRYHDRELSWLAFNQRVLELAEDSSLPELERANFLAIFASNLDEFFMVRVAGLKRRILTGLAVPTNVGRAPSDVLADISRDAHTLQLRHAAAWTDLVKPALADAGIEITEWDDLTEAERDALGEYFQAQVFPVLMPLAVDPAHPFPYISGLSLNLAIRIRNARTGRQDFARLKVPTMLPRFVEVPGSSAITRFIRLEELIANHLGDLFPGMEVLDHHAFRLTRNEDVEIEEDESENLIQALEAELLRRRFGPPIRLEITDDMDEVTLELLIRELDITDQEVYRLPGPLDLRGLFDLGRLDRPDLRYPPHLPTTAVAFQPGDSNERADIFQSIRKADVLVHHPYESFATSVQAFLEQAARDPHVLAIKQTLYRTSGDSPIVQALIDAAEAGKQVLALVEVKARFDEANNIVWARKLEKAGVHVVYGLVGLKTHCKLALIIREEEGVLRHYSHIGTGNYNPKTSRIYEDFGLFTADPQVGKDLTRLFNELSGYAIEKKFKHLLVAPRHLRKGLLRHIDAETRNAEAGKPARIRIKVNSMVDEEIIDGLYRASMAGVKVDVWVRGICSLRVDLPGVSDNITVRSILGRYLEHSRLFMFDNDGAPIVYIGSADMMHRNLDRRVEALVRLSDPAHLQELHALFDLAMDPHTNSWHLAEGGEWKRVAEVDGAPLVDLQDLTMASVQGRRRRSKRTIR is encoded by the coding sequence ATGATGGAACCCGCCCTTGTCGACGCCGGCCTCGGGGATGCCGAAGACGACGACTTCGATGCGCACGAGACCCCGGACGCGGTGCTCCCCGACCACCGCTACCACGACCGTGAGCTGAGCTGGCTGGCGTTCAACCAGCGCGTGCTCGAGCTCGCAGAGGACTCGTCGCTTCCCGAGCTGGAGCGGGCGAACTTCCTCGCGATCTTCGCGAGCAACCTCGACGAGTTCTTCATGGTCAGGGTCGCCGGCCTCAAGCGACGCATCCTGACCGGCCTCGCCGTGCCGACCAACGTGGGGCGGGCACCCAGCGACGTGCTCGCCGACATCTCGCGTGACGCGCACACCCTGCAGCTTCGTCACGCGGCGGCGTGGACCGACCTCGTGAAGCCGGCCCTCGCAGACGCCGGCATCGAGATCACCGAGTGGGACGACCTCACCGAAGCGGAGCGCGACGCCCTCGGCGAGTACTTCCAGGCGCAGGTCTTCCCCGTGCTCATGCCGCTCGCCGTCGATCCGGCGCACCCGTTCCCGTACATCTCCGGCCTGTCGCTGAATCTCGCCATCCGCATCCGCAACGCCAGGACCGGCCGTCAGGACTTCGCACGCCTCAAGGTGCCGACCATGCTGCCTCGCTTCGTCGAGGTGCCCGGCTCCAGCGCGATCACCCGGTTCATCCGCCTCGAGGAGCTCATCGCCAACCATCTCGGCGACCTCTTCCCCGGGATGGAGGTGCTCGACCATCACGCCTTCCGACTCACCCGCAACGAGGACGTCGAGATCGAGGAGGACGAGAGCGAGAACCTCATCCAGGCGCTCGAGGCCGAGCTGCTGCGTCGCCGCTTCGGCCCGCCCATCCGCCTCGAGATCACCGACGACATGGACGAGGTGACGCTCGAGCTGCTCATCAGGGAGCTCGACATCACCGACCAGGAGGTGTACCGGCTGCCGGGGCCGCTAGACCTGCGGGGCCTGTTCGACCTGGGCCGGCTCGACAGACCAGACCTGCGCTACCCGCCGCATCTGCCCACCACCGCGGTGGCGTTCCAGCCGGGCGACAGCAACGAGCGCGCCGACATCTTCCAGTCGATCCGCAAGGCCGATGTGCTCGTGCACCACCCGTACGAATCGTTCGCGACGAGTGTGCAGGCGTTCCTCGAGCAGGCGGCCCGCGACCCGCACGTCCTCGCCATCAAGCAGACGCTGTACCGCACCTCGGGCGACAGCCCGATCGTTCAGGCGCTCATCGACGCGGCCGAGGCCGGCAAGCAGGTGCTCGCGCTCGTCGAGGTCAAGGCGCGCTTCGACGAGGCGAACAACATCGTCTGGGCGCGCAAGCTCGAGAAGGCAGGCGTCCATGTCGTGTACGGCCTGGTGGGTCTCAAGACGCACTGCAAGCTCGCGCTGATCATCCGCGAGGAGGAGGGCGTGCTGCGCCACTACTCGCACATCGGCACGGGCAATTACAACCCGAAGACCAGCCGCATCTACGAGGACTTCGGCCTGTTCACCGCAGACCCGCAGGTCGGCAAGGACCTCACTCGGCTGTTCAACGAGCTGAGCGGCTACGCGATCGAGAAGAAGTTCAAGCACCTGCTCGTGGCTCCTCGCCACCTGCGCAAGGGGCTGCTCAGGCACATCGACGCCGAGACGCGCAACGCCGAGGCAGGCAAGCCGGCGCGCATCCGCATCAAGGTCAACTCGATGGTCGACGAGGAGATCATCGACGGTCTCTACCGTGCCAGCATGGCCGGCGTGAAGGTCGACGTCTGGGTGCGAGGCATCTGCAGCCTGCGCGTGGACCTGCCAGGGGTGAGCGACAACATCACCGTGCGCAGCATCCTCGGCCGTTACCTCGAGCATTCGCGGCTGTTCATGTTCGACAACGACGGAGCGCCGATCGTCTACATCGGCAGCGCCGACATGATGCACCGCAACCTCGACCGTCGCGTCGAGGCGCTGGTGCGGCTGAGCGATCCAGCGCACCTGCAGGAGCTGCACGCGCTGTTCGATCTGGCGATGGACCCGCACACCAACTCGTGGCATCTGGCCGAGGGCGGTGAATGGAAGCGCGTCGCCGAGGTCGACGGAGCACCCCTGGTCGACCTGCAGGATCTCACCATGGCGAGCGTGCAGGGTCGTCGGCGTCGCAGCAAGCGCACGATCCGATGA
- a CDS encoding NUDIX hydrolase, which translates to MSDSAVYAAGAVVWRLVDDKLRVLLIHRTKYRDVTLPKGKVDPGEMLAETAVREVREETGIKVSLGVPVGVSRYWMRPKRQKVVHYWAAEATDAAIRASSFVPNGEISGVEWVSLKKARKHLSYPVDVEILDNFIRLVDDGVLRTFPVIALRHAKAVARSDWNEADAARPLTDKGLLQAKAITGPLRAFGVRRIVTSDAVRCLQTVAPLERKLGRMARVTPKLSQDAWEADEADVRSVIGRRVRSRKATVLCSHGPVLPGILSELALATGTVHGSYVDSASALNVAAFSVVHLSATNPGSGIISIETHEPKI; encoded by the coding sequence ATGAGCGACTCGGCGGTCTACGCGGCGGGCGCCGTCGTCTGGCGTCTGGTCGACGACAAGCTGAGGGTGCTGCTGATCCATCGCACGAAATACCGCGACGTGACGCTGCCGAAGGGCAAGGTCGATCCCGGCGAGATGCTCGCCGAGACCGCCGTCCGCGAGGTGCGGGAGGAGACCGGCATCAAGGTGTCGCTGGGCGTGCCGGTCGGCGTGAGCAGGTACTGGATGCGCCCCAAGCGCCAGAAGGTCGTGCACTACTGGGCGGCCGAGGCGACGGACGCCGCCATCCGCGCCTCGTCGTTCGTGCCGAACGGCGAGATCTCGGGCGTCGAGTGGGTGAGCCTGAAGAAGGCGCGCAAGCATCTGAGCTATCCCGTCGACGTCGAGATCCTCGACAACTTCATCCGTCTGGTCGACGACGGCGTGCTGCGCACCTTCCCGGTGATCGCGCTGCGGCATGCGAAGGCCGTCGCCCGATCGGACTGGAACGAGGCGGATGCCGCCCGACCCCTCACCGACAAGGGACTGCTGCAGGCCAAAGCGATCACAGGGCCCCTGCGGGCGTTCGGGGTGCGACGCATCGTCACCAGCGACGCCGTGCGGTGCCTGCAGACCGTCGCTCCCCTGGAGCGCAAGCTCGGCCGGATGGCGCGCGTGACCCCGAAGCTCAGCCAGGACGCGTGGGAGGCGGATGAAGCCGACGTGCGCTCGGTGATCGGCCGACGTGTGCGCTCTCGCAAGGCCACCGTGCTCTGCAGTCACGGACCTGTGCTGCCCGGCATCCTGTCGGAGCTCGCCCTCGCCACCGGAACCGTCCACGGCTCGTACGTCGACAGCGCCAGCGCGCTGAACGTCGCCGCGTTCTCGGTGGTGCACCTCTCGGCGACGAATCCCGGCTCCGGGATCATCTCGATCGAGACCCACGAACCCAAGATCTGA